A stretch of DNA from Enoplosus armatus isolate fEnoArm2 chromosome 15, fEnoArm2.hap1, whole genome shotgun sequence:
ctacaagtaaaaataaatgtaagcaGCATTTGACAAAAATGTGCTGATCTCGCAGACTGTATGTTTTGAGACATTACCTTGATTGCTTCTATGACAGGTGCTGTgtccctcagtgtctctgactgagCAGCCATGTCGCCGTTAGCCAGCTCTGCATCTGAGTGGCTGCGCttcatcctctctgcttcaAGATCCAACTCACCCTCCTGCAGGAGACAGCGACGGGACAACAGGTCAAGCACACAAAGAGCAACAGGGCTAAATAAAGTTAATAGAGCAATGAATGAGCTGGCATGGAAACAGGTGTGTCGTGTCATATGTTGGTACCtccatcaaaacattttgaaagacatATTTTTGTCGAAGGAACGCGAATATTTTCtggaacaataaaaacaaatgatcagaGTTTTTACCCTGGCAGCTTTCTCTGCAGCATCCGCcaatctctccatctccctgtcCTTGTTGTCCTGGCGTATGACCGCCTCCTCCTGTAGCGTGGCCTCCACCTTGGACTTATTGTCCACTTTGGAGAGCTCCATCTCTGCCACCATCAGCTGGGCCTCCTTtgtctggagaggagaggagagagtatGGATAGTTGCACCAAAATACCTACTTTTAGAAAACtaaactgtttactgtttaaaacCTAATAAGCCTCATTTCATTGTATagttaaaatgtcaatgttCAACTAGGTATTATCATTTCACCATGGCAAACAAGACCACAATAAAGTTGCACATCCCAGCTCTGGCCTCTTAACATACCACCATCTCAGGCAGCGTCTGCAGTGTTGTCTTCAGCTGGTCGGCGGGGGAAAGGGTGTCGGGGAGGTACATGGCTcgagacagcagcagcagggacgTGGGGATCTGCTGGTTCAGATGCAGCTCCAGCCACTACAAGAGCCGGACACAACATGACCGAGGTTATGGCAAATATGTGATCTAACGTGGACAACAGCGAGACCATTTAAAATCTCCTTAAACATCCACAACGTTATtgttttgagtcaaaataacctctgagaaaaaaaggtttcagtttTCAGGTGTTGTGGCTTCAGATATTGAAATCAACTCAATCCACTGCAGACATGCAGAGACCTCTCTGACCTCAAAGGGGTTAGATTTGATTTtgcatgtttcatttgtttaataaagCATATCCTTTGTAAGTCATTAAATGGCTAAAttttaaagatattaaaaaCCAGCATAGAATATTAGCTCTAATGTTAAACATATTGGTATTCTCTTTTTTACAGTCAGTCAAATCTTGTCAATGTCATTTTACAGTGATGATTTAAGTGTAATACACCAAAAAATGGAACAATAATTGGTTATCTTAAGGCAGCAACACAATAACGTTTAACTTCTGCAACTGAGGAAAATGGATGTATGCGTTCCAGAGAGTTAAATCCTGAACgtgtcctccatctctgttctctgttgttACCTGGCTGAGTTGCTCTCTCAGTCGTTCTTCTGTGACTCCGAGAGATCTCATCCCTCTGACGCGACAGGCCGCCTGCACCTCGTTCACGTTCAGACTCTCCACCCCTTCCCCTGCTATCAGCTGGATGAACAGAGCACAGAGTTCCTTCCTTTTTAATTGTGTCAAAGAAACgtaaacattcaaaataaaatgtaaagaaaagttAAAGTGCTGTACCTATTACCTCTATTACCTTCTGATTTTTACTGTTTATGAAAGTCTAGCTGACTGTGTGATCAATGTGATCATTTCCAGAGGATCCACTGGAACTTTACCACTGAGGTTCATACCTTGTCATCTGCACGGATGGCCCTCAGCTTCATGATGAGCTGGAAGCGGAGGAAGTTGTTGGTGCCGATGGACTGGAGCTCCAGGAGACGGCAGAGAGCCACCAGCTGAGGTCGGGTCAGGTTGTCCAGAGTCAGCTCATCCTCGAACAGTTTGGAGAATTTTATGATCTGCTCATTACTGGGACGCTCCCCAGAGTCCCGTATCTGCAAAGATGAAAAAGTTATGGCTTGTAAATCATTCTGGACGAGGAAGGTCTGCTAAAAATCTGAAAGGCCAGAGCTTTGTgcaaaaatatgtgttttaaaaacCTAAATCATGACGTGAGACTGCAACAGGTTATTTAACTGAGAGCCACAGTTCTCACCCGCaagaaatattgaaatgaaactttaatttacatttaagtTAACAGAACAGCAACCTATTGCAGATTTACTTATAACTGtataaaataaactgaactaTCAAGCAACTATTTTGTATCATTTATATAATAGTATATTGCATATACtatttaatgtacagtacaCCAACCAAAGACACTTCATTGTTTCCACCACCAGAAGGCAGTGCTGagtctgtgttttcactcattccATGATGCCCTGTCTCAGTGAACACTGCCACCAACCTTCTGGAAGAAGGTGGAGAACTCCTCCGTCACGTTGCCCTGGGCGACCTTGTTCCTCAGAGCGATCTCCTCGATGGTGTCCTGCAAGAACTTGGCCATCTCCAGTTTGACTCTCAGCTCCGTTTTCAACCTCTCCTCCTAAAAACGACAGGTTACAAATTCAATGAGGTGAAAATGATTCCCCATTGCACGTAAATAACTATAATGaatgacattttgttgaatCTTATAAACTACGTGAGGAAATGGGATGAAATCAAAGAAATATATCTATAATTTATTGTCAAAAGTAGTCTTGTAGTACTGTTTGACATGATACGTGAGGTCAGTGTGTCAGTATAAACTATTCATTTATCAGTATAGTCTGTAACAATACCACCAGCATAATGTATTCTACAAAGATTGACACCGATTAAGACAACatgaagtaaaagaaaaaaacaaacatgtgaaaGAACATGCGTTAAATAAGGTATTTTACACTGCATGATTATAAGCGTTGCCAAACGTAAACAGTGCAGAACAACAGGTCACGGATCTGGTTATGTTATGGATAAGACCGTAAGTGGGATTAACCCTCGTCAGGATGACACAACAGCCTGATCACCTCATCAGGATCCTGGGTGAAAGTTCAAGTCACGGATCCTCATCCAGTGAAGTGATATTATTCAAATCTGCATATAATCTCACTGAGACTGCAATATTGATTTTGCTAAGACTTATTATTTAGAAACATCAACCTGCAGAATAATTAAGATAAACTcccaaacattctctggtttcagctgtGTGACGATTAGATGCTTTACTTtctgtcatatatgatagtgagctgaatatctttgggtttttggactAAATATAACGAGCAAATTTGCATAAATCACCTTGAGCTGACAAAATGATTAACCGATTAATCTTCAGATTAtctgatgatgaaaatatttgttagttgcagccttagttGAGCTACTGTGTCTCAAACCACAATGTAGACCCGAAACTGGACTAAAACAGCTAGCAAAATAATCCCCAAACTTGATTTGACTGTCTGTATCACGCAGCTTCAGTCTGAAACAAAATGGATTACCTTCTTTGACTGTGTCTCGAAGGTGGACGGCAGCATGTTGGGGAAGAGTTTCAGAGCTACAGGGAGCAGGAACTCCATGAAGGGGACGATGATGAACACCAGGAAGGGAAGAAGTCTGAAGACGTCTGCACACGTTCTGAGGAACTAGAGAGAACATTTGGAAAAACTGGAATTAGAATGGACTCCTTCAAagtgaggaaaatgtgtgtgtcttgaagAACTGTGGAGATTATTTTAAATGCCCGTGGTTGGTATTGAGAAACTGATGCCGATGACCACGTAAACCagtttctgcttgtgtttggatTTTCAACAATAAAGATGGCTTTTCAGAACATGCAGGGCATAGGCCTCCAAGTACCACTGATTTCCTCCAGGCTGAAGTTTGTGTATgcctccagcagagagcagcagagagcagcagagagaggaaaagccgACAGGGAACCATGTGAAAACGTTTACCTCATCTTCCTTTGTCCCTTGGTACAATCACCCTGCTCCATCCCTCTAATAACAGTTTCAACAGTCAGCACTTTTAACCCTGTGGCCATACATCCCCAGAGCAACAGAAACCTCCTAATTCATTGGTGCCTTATTTGCATGGAGCTGTGGACCACAGTGAACATTCTGCCTCACAAGGCTCAGAAACTGTCCACTTGAGCCAACGGGAAGCACATTTGTTCAGCACGGACCTGAACAATCCTGACAGTATAGAAGTACCAGGCCAACAGTAGTCTACTTCATTGTACAGCTGTCCAACTGTGGCTTACTGACCGACCCAGGACACAATCCCAACCAGCCATCTACAGAAATGGCCCAGAGGGGAGAAGGCCAAAACATGAGTCCTTCTTTCTCCGCCCTTTCCACCTGCATGTCAGTGGAAAAGTAGGGTGAAGGATTTAGGCCAGCGTGAGTGAAAAGGTCTTTGTCCACAGGCCCATTGACATGTATATCATCTCCCTGAGTTCCACAtcaaaggagggaggagggggtggcagATTAAAATAGAAGGAGCCTTAAACAGAGGCCTGAGTATTGTAAGTGAATATGAAAGGAGGAGATTAAGGAGGCAAAACCAGTCCAGGTTAGATGAATGGGGTGTAGATGGGCTCGGGACATGCGCTCCGAGGGAGTCAGCTGCATTTGAAAAGGTGCAGATGGGTTGGTGGTGTGGgtttaatgggggggggggaaaacCGGGGTCCTCATCAGCACTGACCAGCAGCTATTAGCTCTGCGGTGAGGCTTTATTTCCACTGTTACTTCAGCAGAATCACACAGAGCTTGACACATGTTGAATGTATATACTGCAGGGCTTGGTAAaaattatattgtatattgtttcactttcactggAACCATATCAATATGTGATATAATATCGTGTTATATTGTCCAGTTGAATGATTGAAAGAAaaatttgtttaattaatttgtcTGATGTAATTCACTGCAGTGACACTGCATTAAAAatcattgattattttatatCGGAAAAAAGATCATATTAATATTAAGATATTAAATTCTGACCATCAGTGGCCAACTGTATGTACCTATGCACTATTGCATCGGAGACTGTAACTTAGATAAGGGGATTTAAATGGTTAATCTGACTAGAAGTAATAAAGATAAACATGCTATGAGTCAGTTTCCCATTCATTTTCCGGcagcaaaataaattaataaaaatctTGTAGCTGGTTGGAAATGAGTCACTGAAAAGGGGACCTGGCACATTTCAGCTCTTCACTGTACTGTTGCACCATCCCTTTGTAAAGCACGAGAGGCACCATTGTCATCACATGTCGGTGTGACTTGTGAAACTACATTGTAAACATGCCTCTGCCCTGATGTCTGTAAGTGTATACTGCCCAAACTCAACAAGAGTTTGGTCTGTTTCTGTGGTTATACATTTCTGCAGTTTAACTTAATCAAATAAACATATACACGTGGAGCTAGCTTAGCTAAAATACCCTTGCCAAGGTAACATTAAAGACATTCAGTTAAGTGTGATGATTAAGGTAGGCTTAATCTTCATTGTACATTTTTGAATGTGGATATTCAAGAATTGTACATTTCAGCCACTCTGGTTGATAAACCAccatcatttcaaatgtaatgtttttgttttaatgcacTTTATCTAGTTAAATGGCAGTTGGTGAATTTTGAATTTGGCCAAGTATCTCAGCCAAAGCACATGGAAAGATTCCCAGACAACCACAACAGCAACTCAGTAATTCACACTTTAAGAGGAGCATTCTCAACTTGCCAATCATGTGCACTAAGTCTGTATCATCCTGTACTATTGAGGGACATGGTAACAGTGAGTGTGACCTGAGCTTCCCTGAAATGACACCTGAGTGCCAGCACCGGCATTAGATGACTGCAGTGGGCACTGGGCCTCAATCCAGACTTCCTCTGAACGTCAGACTGCAGACTGAACAAGGACCAGATCAAGTCAAAGAATATGAGAGTCTGtccttttaatgttttaatactTCACTACTTGCAAAAGTACAGTAGGTGACTGTagattctaaaaaaaaaaaaaagattaaaaccTAAACAGAATTATTAACTTAGGTTAtccaaatatttacaaataatATGATTGCCTTACCAATTAAATTCTAATTAGACCCAAATCATACCCCTTGCAACGTAATAGCACGTTTCAACCAAGTggcattttatattttgtttattttatagtTATTTTAAGACATATCATCACATAGCAGATATCATATATCATCAGTTGCTGCAAACCTTTTAGAAAAAGCAGttatgattgtttttgttttttttctactgcaAGTTTTTTGAAGCAATACGTAAAAGCTTGTTGCGAAAGAGCTCTAATAAAGCAGCACAATCTGCTCAGTGCCTGGTGAATCAACACTCAGCGTGCAGCCAATTTCTATAATTGATCCCATTAGGTTTGAGAGCTGTGGATTAAACATTATAGAACAAGATGTCTGGGATGTCGGACTTAAACCGTGATCAGTCAACTCTGATCTCTAAACTCATGCTGGTTATCTGCTCTGTAAACTGAGCTCTCTTTCACTGGAAACACTGGCTGATGGACTCAAGGTTTATCCACCACTTTTTCTGTTCAAATATAATTTTCTACAATTGAACAGACCATTGAACAGACCTTTGAATGGTTTCTGTTAAGATAGCTGACAGAATACATATAATCGCCAGACGTGGTCACCGCCATTAGTTACTGTTACTACACCTTTCACAAACATTCCTTTCCTGTACAGCATATAATGCTGTTTACACCATGACAAATGACCATTTGAGATccttaaaaaatgacaatgaaatatgaCAACTGTCTGTGGCGGATTTTAGCAGCCGTGGCTAGCTAGACgattaagctaacgttagctacatgAAATGCTTATAGTGCTATCTTTGGctgtctttttaatgtttccagctgactcgTTTGAAATCTGTAAAAGGGTCgtaaatatgcacttgatggtGACATACATGATACCGTGCTAAAAGACTGGTATCCATGCACAACAAAGCTGGACAGGCCTGGGTGTGTGTCAGGCCCTGAAGAAACAACTGAAACATATTTACACCAATGGAGCTGCTCATAAGCCAATTGTACAAATGGGTGTATGAATGTGAAGCCTGGTAGCGGTTGCATCCGAGTACATTACAAGCAAAGCATGTCCCAAGGTAAATGTAGTAAAAACATAATCTAAACATATTTGTTCCCCAATAAATAAGCCTATATTTCCTTCCCTGCAGACCTCACCTGTCTCCTCTCGCGGCGGGACAGCGGGTGTCCGTTCAGCACCTGCCACAACATTCGGCCAGCAATGGTGGTATCAATCCACAGCAGCCTGAAGCCGTGGTAGTAGTGCTTGATTTCATCTATAACCCGCTGTCGGAGGGTCCTTCTCACAGGTTCTGCGTCCAGCGTCGGGCTGTACACCGGCCCTCcttcctccagcttcttcttcttgtccttcaACGAACGCAGTGACTTCTCCACCTTGGAGTCGTCCCATCTCCTCCTCGAGGTGTGTATCCACCTGACACCAGGGATGTCCTGCGGCCGTGCTATCATCCACTGGGACCCCGTTGAGATTGCAGGGTACGGTGAAGAGGAGGCCCCCAACACAAACGCACAGAGGAGCCGCTGTGAGTCTGTACTCTGACAGGGGCCCACATAGCCATCTGACAAGGGGAGGGAAGGACCGAGTGAAGAAACCTGGGACAAACTGCCCAGTCGGAGTCCATCAAGTCTAAGGAGACAACAGGATGAAGAGCTTCAGAATACAGTTCAGACTGAGTCTTAgattaaattacataaaaagtAAGTTTGAAGTTTTTAAGTGAAAGACTTTTACTAGcatgacatttcagaaaatgtggGTGTGAGAATTGGTCAAGCACAAGTCAAATCCCAGTTAAAATTAGCAAAAGACCaagtataaaatatcagaaGAATGGTCTGGACATTAGATTTAAGATAAGGGGCATGTGGGGCAGAGAGTTCCAAAGACTTCAATCAGGCTCAGGTATCTAACATAAAAGCAGCATCCAAGAAACCACAAAGCTTTAAAGACCTCTAAAACTGAATTTAAGTCTTAAAAGCTATAAATGATCCTGCATGCTTGACCTTTTAAAGTCTTAAGTTTTCATATTATGCAAGttattttcagatgttttcagaAAATGCAGACACTGTGGAAGCCCCTTCATTCAATTTGACTTACTTTTGACTGGAGAGTCTGAGTGCTGTGCAGTTGAAACAGGCACTATCTTGTGCTTTCcctgaaaggaagaaaaaaaaaaccatgagCAGCTGGGTTCTGATAAGAAGCCAttagacagacacaaacacacgcagagTGTACTCAGGGATTTCATGATATCTGCAGGCTGATCTGCTGGTCTGATACATGAATGCAATATTATTTTTGAATTCACTGACCCAGAAGAACATGATATAAAGTGAAGTCACTCCTGGTCTTTCATAATGGTCTATCAAcgaataacaaaataacaaaagtcTGCTGCACTCTTGGACAGGCCTTTCACCTTTACCACATGGTACAAATCACTTTGAAGACAGTTTctattgaattatttattttcatttttctataCTAGTTTCAAAGATAATCTTTGCTGCttaatgtttaataaattgTAGTGTATGATATCTGTAGTGTGTATTATTCTTCTGTTATTATCTTTACACTGATCTCTCTTAGAGGACAGGGTATTCACACCCTCAGTGAGGCCCACAGTGGGGCTCCCAAACCCCGGAGGCCGCCTTCAGTGTGACGTACATGCAGAGAGAGGGCGGCGTGGTGAGACACTTCCAACCAATCATCTCAGAGCACATGGCCTAGCCACGCCCTTCCTCTGGCTCTCACATGGCTGGCTGGAGTGAATCCAGCAAGGCCTGGTTGAACATGACAGGCTGTGGCTGGCAGCCAGGAGGACACAGATTTTACTGGAACAGTTTCACCTTTGTGGCTGAACAGCCAGCTACTGttgcacagaaagaaaatgctGGAAATACAGTAGAGTACCTAACCCCATACCATTCGCCTGGCCGGTACAAGCAGCTACACTCTGCTAGTGTTTCCTCTGTGGTTTTATCCCGCTGAGGTTTTtatagttttggtttcacattCAAGCTTCAGTCCAGGATATGTCACGAGGTAGATCATTTCTGAACTGACCGCTATGATTTATTACACTACACCCATAATGTATTCAGTGCACTTGTTCACTCGTTAACGTTTTGTAACGTTTGTCTTCAAATAATACAACGGCGTATAAAAGTATATCTATCAGAAATCACAATGGAGCTACAATAAAATCTGCTGTGTCTTGATCAGTATGCAAATGTATGGCACACTATAGATACACAAAAACTATACAGGTAAGCTGTGGTCCTACAATG
This window harbors:
- the letm1 gene encoding mitochondrial proton/calcium exchanger protein, with product MALILFTRSRAPLMKTSRSLKNEFRKGKAQDSACFNCTALRLSSQKLDGLRLGSLSQVSSLGPSLPLSDGYVGPCQSTDSQRLLCAFVLGASSSPYPAISTGSQWMIARPQDIPGVRWIHTSRRRWDDSKVEKSLRSLKDKKKKLEEGGPVYSPTLDAEPVRRTLRQRVIDEIKHYYHGFRLLWIDTTIAGRMLWQVLNGHPLSRRERRQFLRTCADVFRLLPFLVFIIVPFMEFLLPVALKLFPNMLPSTFETQSKKEERLKTELRVKLEMAKFLQDTIEEIALRNKVAQGNVTEEFSTFFQKIRDSGERPSNEQIIKFSKLFEDELTLDNLTRPQLVALCRLLELQSIGTNNFLRFQLIMKLRAIRADDKLIAGEGVESLNVNEVQAACRVRGMRSLGVTEERLREQLSQWLELHLNQQIPTSLLLLSRAMYLPDTLSPADQLKTTLQTLPEMVTKEAQLMVAEMELSKVDNKSKVEATLQEEAVIRQDNKDREMERLADAAEKAAREGELDLEAERMKRSHSDAELANGDMAAQSETLRDTAPVIEAIKFEQWQTFLRFQGEEITKEEIDLLSDACSKLKEQKRLLTLEKEELEELKDDVQEYNEDLEEIKKELSKTGQEKALEESKASQRLSKRVNRMIGRIDKIILELEKDKVILDGQMDSGTTPPVGLFFTKRSDATSLFYTFRENLISIDELIGVMRQIQNIPEHKLQSIAEALDDNKDGKIDIDDVIKVVELIDKEDVDISTSQVADIMVMLQKEEKLIEKEKAKEKAEKEKAATLNS